The segment TGTATGAGCCTGGCACGTATATAGTATCTGCGTTTTTCGAAGGAAATGATTTTGAGGAATGTGTAATTACTGAAGAGCTCACAATAGTTGAGCCTGAATTAGTTGATATTGAAGTTAGTTCTACAAATATTTCATGCTATGGAGCTAACGATGGTACGATAACTGTTGAAAGCCTTAGTGATGGAGCGTTTTATACAATTAAAAAGAATGGTTATGGAGCCGATCTTAGCGGACAAACAACGTTTGGACCTGGGACTTACGTTATTGTTGCCAGTCTTATTGATAATTCTTTATCTAGATTATCAAATACGGAAGACACTAATATAAAGAACAGAACTTTTGATCCTTGTGTTGATGTTGTTATTGTTGTCATTACTGAACCAGACCCATTAACTGCTCAGATTCAATCGAAGTTTAATGACAGTTTAATTCCTTGTGAAATAAAGGAGGGTGATCATTCTGTTACAGTCGGTGTTCAAGGAGGTACAGCGCCTTATGATTATACGTGGTATATGTCTAGTGCTAATCCGGATTGGTCAATTATTGGTTCTAATACCGGGCCAATATTATCATTTGATCCAGGACCAGGAGTTGTGCTATTCACAGTAATGGTAATTGATGCTAATGGATGCATGACAAAAGCGCAAGTCAAAATGTTTTCTGACTGTCAAGATGAAGGCAATTTTACTTTAAGGAATGAGTCTGTTGATTTTAATTTTGATATTTATCCAAATCCGACGAGTGGATTGGCTAATGTCTTATTATCTGAAAAAGACAATGGAGATACTACGGTTGAAGTGTTCAACCTAGTAGGGACGCTGGTCTTTTCTAAAAACTACAGAGATCTAAAAGAAGATAAACTTTTACTAGAGTTAGGCGACTTACCTAGTCAAGTGTATTATTTAAAAGTAAGTTCAGATAAAGGAACAAAAATTAAGAAGCTTATACTTGATAGGGACTAATAGGTAGTGCCAGAGTAATTAATGAACCCTAAACATCTCCAGTTATTTTTTATTGGAGATGTTTTATTTTGCAAATAATTGATGGATATCCTTAAATGCTTTAAATTCTAATGCATTACCGGCAGGATCTAAAAAAAACATGGTAGCTTGTTCACCAACTTGTCCTTCAAATCTGATATATGGCTCTATAATGAAGCTAACCTCTTTTGCCTTTAATTGGCTTGCAAAAGCATTAAAAGTCTCCCATGGTAGCACAACGCCGTAATGCGGTACGGGAACGTTTTTTCCATCTACAGCATTTGTGTGGAGCGTTTCCTCAGATTTTGGTTTGTAATGAATCACTAATTGATGACCGAATAAATTAAAGTCTACCCAATGGTCACTGCTACGACCTTCTTCGCAATTTAATATGTCCCTATAAAAGCGTCTGCATTCA is part of the Formosa sp. Hel1_31_208 genome and harbors:
- a CDS encoding VOC family protein → MSIVSPFHIAIPVHNLDECRRFYRDILNCEEGRSSDHWVDFNLFGHQLVIHYKPKSEETLHTNAVDGKNVPVPHYGVVLPWETFNAFASQLKAKEVSFIIEPYIRFEGQVGEQATMFFLDPAGNALEFKAFKDIHQLFAK